The Culex quinquefasciatus strain JHB chromosome 2, VPISU_Cqui_1.0_pri_paternal, whole genome shotgun sequence genome contains the following window.
attttgaatactGGAAGgacaaaatcatgaaaaatgcaaTAGCCTTATAGTGCACTATAGGTAGCTTTCTAGTTGAAAATTCAATAGCACATTCACACCTGTGAGTGCTGAAGATGTTGggttgtttgcatcagatttgctttctctttctagtaaaagtttttttttgctagtttGTTATTGCATTACCAGGCCTACTGCACTATGTTTACCATCGAGATGATTCGATAAATTGAATTCAGTTCGAGCATGGATGCTCTAACAATAACACAATTCAGAGCCCACATGGAAGTAACACCACCATACGATCCGAGTTTTGAGCAGTTCTTCTTTGGGAGCGGCAAAAACAGGATaacgtggagaatttcccttatcctcCTAATAATGTGAAGCATCCCAAAATACTttataacttttaaacataattgcAACGCAACAGACGAGATTTGATTAGTacatttaaaatatattcaGATAGCAGTAATTCACCATTTTAAGCGAGGAATCCAAATGCAACTCCTTCACATCCGCGACTCTTGACGACCCCTCGACCCAAAGACGACAATCCCCTTCGCGCGGCAGTCTTGTCAAATCGGACTTTACCATCACAAAATTTCCGACGTCTGTGGTGGTGGGGTCGCAACGTTTGTGCAAAATTTACACACCCCTgcttcaccaccaccaccaccacccacaaACACACCAATACTGTCAGCCTGCTTGGATGCTTGTGGTGGTTCGCCGCACTTGTCTTGGTGACCTGGTGCGCTGTGTTGTGGTGAATTCTTCAACACTGCTGCAGGGCTGCTGGATGTGGCCAGTTTTTCGTCGGTGTCtctggcgtttttttttgttctttctcCCGGATCCGTAGCAGGTTCCTCCGCGGGTTGGTTCCGGGACGGGTTTGAGTGATTGAAAAGCGTGCAATttgaggtgttttttttttttttgaagagtttaGTGCGATTGCCTACTTTGAGGCGTTGAGCTGGTAGAATTTAAAGTCCGTGTTTTAAAGAACAAGGGTGGTGATGTGAATTGCGGAAGGGAGAGTGCAAGTGCTTGAAGGAGTTGCAGCACGACCGAAATTAGGACAGATTCGGCTGGGGTTCGGagaattcaggaaaaaaatatgacCGGAATAGGACCCAAAATGGAAGTCAGACGACGAGTTTGCTCcggattcaaaattcaatagaAGATGAAAATTTCCACGAAGAAATGGGAAAATGCGAGtaagttcagttttttttttttttgctaaaaaaatcaattcccaaaTCTGGGTGGTCTCTTGCTCCGGGCAGTCACAGCTGGTTTGGGGTCAAACTCCAATCCCtttttttctctccctctcATAGAGCCTCCACCATTATACACATACAGCATCCCTGCTTCGTCGTCTTCTTTTGCTTCGAATCTGCCCGTCTTAATTTCTTCTATTTTCTTTTGCATTGCATTTGAGTTTGAACTATGCTTTAAATGGCAACTCTGAACTAACTTTTTCGAAAGGTTCTCTGTGCTCTGCTCTGGAAGATATCTTtcctcattttttttactttactttactttactcctAGATATGGAATTTTTCGCCAAGGGGGGAAAAAGGTAAAGTTTTTGGTGAAGAAAAGTTATGCGTTCTGTTGAACCAACTCGATAGTACGAGTACCCACTACCAGAATTTGGGATGAGACGAGTGATGAATGAACAAAAAGGAAGACATGGAACTTTCTTCGGTGCCAGGCTAATGGATTGACTTTTTTCACCATTCGGTTCTTGCAAAGGAATGTTACTTGCAAAATAGATGGAACTTGGATTCGTTATTACTACTTTGCGTTGCTGGGTTTGGGTTGAAAATGCAGCGAAATCGATTGGAGAATCGCAAACGATCGAAAAATTCTAATGGAGTACTATTTTGAGAACAGAATAAATGGAGAAATTTATTGAGATTTCAGGAAATGAtttttcttgtgtttttttttttaatttgcttaaaaCTTTGTTTGTACTTTTGCTATTGTCAAATAATACATCTTGCATTATTACTTCGTTCATTGAAgtcttcataaaattttggcagcactcCATATAAAGGCtgtttaaatcttcaaaaatctatatcttgatACCTgcttttctgatcgatttggtgtctttggcaaagttgtaagacTAAGAATTCTCGGAAGATAGGATATGTTTGAGatgacaaaaatttcatcttttgAGTTATAgtaagggttgccagataaatctgcgCATACCAGATTTTGACACattttctgtcaaaatgaaccagtttatttaatattggaaaaattaaggtaaatatttgttctaataaaaataaatattctatCATTTTGTTGAAGCTCAAAATTAATTAAACCATCTAAATTCTCGCCtattcatatttttaatattttcgtcTGTCAGATTTTCACAATGGTTTATCGGAATTCCAGCGAGACGGAGAAAAACTTCGCTCGCTCGAGCTACTTTGCGGCAATTCTGGGTCGCGAGctagcccgttcgcgagcggaggattGCACGGGCAATTGGCGAGTTGCTCTAGGCCGCTCTTGACTCGCGgtgagaactcgagagagagagagagaggaatgTTTTCTCGCGGGAGCGCGAGAATACCAACACTGGATTTGTTTCAATCTAGAACTCTGGCTATGGTACAAGttagtttaaaaatcatttggcagtgttggcattttttttcccaaaattccattattttagaaaactgtgacattttttattggctttatttttaaatgtaaatttgcaatcgaaaaatactttacagaCATTTCAATatcgtgcaccgttttcaagattattTGTGTGATGCTTCACTatcttcgaaaatatttttttgaatttttaatgaaaccATTGCTTTACTTGGAATGAAAATTACCAAacataagtttttttaagtgctaTTCATTCAGCCCAAGTATGtttattttggaaacttttgatttgaTTCTCTTGgttgaaaaaacgaaaattaaaattttctcatcttttgaaaactttttttttaatttcaaactcGAGACTTACATTCCAAAAAGGCTTTAAAAAacgatttgaacaattttgccgaagacaacaaattgaTAAGAAATTTTTTTCTCGTGACCCACAGTCCCGCATAAATTGTGTAGAACTCACATTTAACTGCGTTCAAAAAGCCTGTGTGTAAAACAAATTTAGCGAGCAGGATAGGCTCTTTGTTAACATTACGACATTTGAATTAAGCATCTATGCCAAATTTggagccaaattagttaaaattaggAGTCGCTATCAATTGTTTAAGTTGGAGAAAATATCTTTTCataaataaacgtattttttagtCGCCTAAAACTTTTCTAGGAAATCGAATCGCTTTGCACTCTTCGACAAAAAATGTAGAGCGTTAAATTTCGTATTAAAATCTCGCTGTTGGAAAATTTCTACAAAGTTAACGGCACATTCCgggtaaaaatctaaattttacctttctccatttaaaaaaaaaccatacaaacttcaactcgCTCTTGAGACCACAAACCTTaatcctctacaacccaacaccGCATCTAGGCGGGATTCGATCTAGAAAATAGCCGGAAATCAATTTTATGGttagaagtttgacttgttttttgtgactttgccaGTGTTTAAATGGCTTGCCAGAGCAGGGAAAACCAaattggggtcgcagaactcgaatttgatgttaaaagtaagaaaataaaaatcatattttttttttattgttgctcatgatttgattatctgaagtcccatacaaaccttcacagtttgttttgcttctccttacacagcaaaaaaaaaaaaaaacgatggtaAAATCACATGCAAAAGTATGTACATCATCTGGGTGAGGGGATTTAAACCCAGCCCTCACAGACAGGACcagcgccttagcccgctcggctatcAGACTGAAGCGGAAAGAATAAACGCCGCTTGACTTTTCGATCAAATAGGTTTCCTACATGAATCGGATACATATTTCTGGGTGTAATATTAccgtaataataataataaaaaaaaaaaaacaaaatgtgcaaaatttattttgtttttttttttggctgtgAGTCATTTCGTTTTGTAGATATTTAagttaaaagatgattttacgCCGTCATGTTCGAAGAAggaagcatcctggaagaacatgcgagaacacccgaaaatgtaatacaaaaattaatgtGACCAGCCccactacgttgtgtttaccgcagagaggattccacagaatctacaggggaggaaggatgcgtggaaaTACTGTACCACAAACGCTCCGGATAAAATTCTTTAGTAGTATACTTTATTCACTTCAATTGcagtgtttttttaatgaaacagACCTATTTGTAGCCTGTTTGCAGTGTTCATATTTTTATAtctacagggttgttacggacggtgTGGATCGCGCGGATAGCGcagatttggcgcggatttcgcgcggatgtgaAATTTGGTTAGTAGAAAATTGAGAGATATAGAAttaatttcaagttaaaaagaaAAGTATTATCAGGACTCAGTgtaattgtttttgaatttgcGCTTTGATTTCTTAGAAAATGTTACTGAAActaaattgatttttcttccgaaaatgtttgtttgtattcttATTAAGAGAATACGTCGAAATAATCTTCATgaagatgtttttttaatgtattgttGAGGATTTCTTAAAGAAATTTATTGCTACACTCAAATAATTTTCGAACATCTGCTTACCggctttaaatatttatttaatatcttTTGTGATTTTAGTAATGttctttttaaccttatttattgtttattttatgatggatccattaaaattttaattttttgaatcatatttcaaacttttctcgaaaatgattattggggcttgtttcggtggccgTACTTTGCTCAAATCACAATTATGAGCTTAATTGGACGTAACTGATGCTGGCTCTTTgcctttgaattttagtaaaatccaccccgtagaaagtttttttttctaaatttcagcattttttaggaaaaataaaatttcaaaacattcaaaaatgaaagcaacaatattcaaaactcgaagtttcagaaattaaaaacatttttaaggttttaaaattttaaagagtcaaaatttaaaattctaaaaattgaaaattaaaaacaatcaagaGCATACATTCAcaaatgcttaaattcttaaattcttaaattcatacattcttaaattcttaaattctttaattcttaaattcttaaattcttaaattctgaaattctgaaattctgaaattcttaaattctaaaattcttaaattcttaaattcttaaattcttaaattcttaaattcttaaattcttaaattcttaaattcttaaattcttaaattcttaaattcttaaattcttaaattcttaaattcttaaattcttaaattcttaaattcttaaattcttaaattcttaaattcttaaattcttaaattcttaaattcttaaattcttaaattcttaaattcttaaattcttaaattcttaaattcttaaattcttaaattcttaaattcttaaattcttaaattcttaaattcttaaattcttaaattcttaaattcttaaattcttaaattcttgaattcttgaattcttgaattcttgaattcttgaattcttgaattcttaaattcttaaattctcaaattcttaaattcttaaattcttaaatttttaaattcttaagttcttaaattccttaaattaaGTTCTTAGAtcccttaatttcaaaattcttcaattttaaattcagaaccttttgaaaaaaagaaatgcaaaattcttaaattcttaaatgatattatttttgaCACCATCATAGATTACAGAAAAACTGATAATATTGGAGTATTTTCAGAGACATATTTTAAGttcgagaaattttaagaaataaataatacaaatttcgtttttcgattttttgagtgGCGAAAATCATTAAGTACGAActgcatttaaaatttcagatccctagatttatgaatttttcaggattttcaaacttataaattttgttgttgttttaattttagaatttaaaaaagaactaagctgaaaatagaaaaatgagcgtggcccaatgcactcgactgattagaatgcatttttgaaatatttttttcaaatgcttgtaaaaggaatagcataacttttaataaaagtgcaaataaacagaaatgttcacaaaaagttgctctactcgttggtgtacttggttttagtgattTTCAAAGAAcaatctagattatccagcatcattcaaacacgaccgcttatcaggcttaaaatgggcatatttcccctatacaggggcgtagccttggagcacagtgtggaaatttacgtttttagatttttattttatttaagcgAGCAACTATATCAATTTgtctaaaaatgttgaattggTTTTCATTTAGTATTGTCATCAACGCATTTGTTAAGCGTTGATTGGAGACTTCACGGTTCTTAACAGAGTTTAACAGACAGATTTAATTATTGGATAATCCCTAGCTTATAAATTCAGACAAACCAAAGTTCAATCAAACAACCTAACTAACCCAATCTCCTtctctcacttttccagaaattccCGCCTCACGATGGAGTGCGACGTGTCCCCACCGGACAGCAGTAGCGGAGGTggtgccaccgccgccgccggatCAACCCAACCCGGAACCCGCAGCCCGCTTGGCCGATCCCGCCCCCCTCAaccgaagcagcagcagcacttgaACTTGAGCAGTGGCAGCAGCGTCAGCAGCAGTAATCTCAACATTAGCGGAACCAGCAGCGGCCAGCGGAATCTCCTGAACGTGAGCACCAGCACttcgtcgtcctcgtcgtcgtcgtcctacTCGACGACGGTTCATAGTAATCATCTTCATCAGCCGGCGAGGTCGCAGCCGCAAGTAATCATGCACGAGGAGATTGCGTTCCCGGAGGTGGTGTCGTGTACGCCCGAGTCGAGCTTCAACTTTTCCGACGAGTACGAGTGCAACCCGCTGAAGGAGGTGGACCCGTTGAACGTGTCGGGCAGTTCGATGGATTTGCTGGCGACTGCGTCGCCGGGGAAGAGTCAGGACAAGGCGTCGGTGAAGCACAATCATCATTTGCGGCGGAACGTTCCTAGGATAGTGGTGAAGCAGGTTCCGAAGCAGCAGATGGTGGCGACTACGGCTGTTGAATCGGAGAAGCGGCCGATTGGGCCGGCGTCGACGATGCGGGAGGTTTTGGCGTCGATTCCGGGGTTTAGTGTGAAGCCGCGGCGGAGGTCGAACAAGAAGATGTCGACGGCGGCGCAGATCGAGCAGACCAAGGAGGGCTGCATAGATTTGGAGACGCCGGACTCGATCCTGGTCAATACGAATCTGCGTTCGCTGCTGAACAAGCAGACGTTTCAGATGTTGCCACCGTTGTTCCAGTACAAACTGGTCCAGCTGCTGCCGTCGGTGGATCGGCCTTCGGTGCTGGACGCGGGCGATTGCGAGCGGAACGGGTGCCGGTTGAATCCGTCCAGTTTGAACAACGAGTTCTTTGCGCGGGCGTGTCTCGAGTGGCGCGACCGGTTATCGGAGGGGGAGTTTACGCCGGAGAACCAGATGAAGCTACGGACGGAAGCGGAGAAGGAGAAGAGCAAGCTGGACCCGTGGAAGCTGAAGCACTTTGAACCGATGTGGGGTGATCGGGGCTCGTCGTCGGCGGCGAACGTGGGTGCGGCCGGAACCGGACCCAATCCGTCTCCGCCGGGAACGCCGACCAAAGACGCCGCGACGGTGGTTGAGCCAGCGCCCACGAAGACAAGCACTCCAAGACCTGCCCTCAAGACGACCATCAAGCTACGGCCAACGGCTGCGATATCGACGAGTACGACGGCCACGGTGGTCAGCCCACCGGAAGCTACCGCCAGCACCAGCGGAAGCAGCAATATAAGCTTCGTGAACGCCAGCACGACGACGACCATCAACatcagcagcagtagcagcaatAGCAGCAGTACTGCTCCGACGACGCCGACCTCGTCCCGTGCTACCGCTGCCCTTTCGCCCACGGCCACTTCTTCACCGAAGCGGGTTCGCACCGTCGGAGCGGTGACCCGGGCATCATCCCAGGCGGCCAAATCTCCGGTAACGCGGGTAGAATCGCCAAAGCCTTCCACGTCCAGTGCAGTACCTTTGGTTGCGGTGTCCGGCGTAGATCTGGGACCCGTGCTGGCCGCAGCGGACACGGTCgattccagcagcagcagcagttccagCAACAGCAACCCTCTGATCGTGAGTGGAGCGTTGAAGCGCGTTCACAACCGTTCCCTGACGCCAGAACTAAGCAATAGTAAGATATCCAAATCGTCGGACGCGAGCGATAGCAGTTGGACGGCGCCACCGGTCACCGTCGCAAGCGTATCCACTCCGGAAGAACCCAAACCTGCACCCGCCACCCCACCACCGCCAGCATGTGATATTCCCGCTCCCGAGCCCGAGCCCGAGTCGAAGGTCGAAGAACCCGCGTCGTCCGACCTGCTCGACGACGCAGACCTCCCAACCGAACCCGCCATCGAGGAGATCCCCGACGACGATCCGGACGTGACGGAGGTCATCATGGAGAACCCGGGCACGCCCGAACCCAGCGAAGACGTCCTGCTCAAGTACGACGAGTACTCGACAAGTTCCAGTTCCAGCTCGGCGCCGAATCTCAAACCTCAACCGCCCCCGCCCACCACCGTGTACGACCAACAGTCCGGCCAACTCTACAACATTGTGTGCGTCCCGTCGCCGGCGCCCTCAGCCCTAACACCAGCCACCAGCAGCAGCGAGGTCCCGCTTCAGCAACCGCAACACCCACACCCAGAACACCACCAAATCTACGCCCAggacagcaacagcagcagcacctcGACGACCGCCCTCATGTCCTACAGCGATCAGGTGCCGCCGAACGCGCTCAGCAGCTTCGAGAACGTGCTGCAGAACAACGAAGAGCTGGTCATCCGGCAGCGGGGCAGCATCAGCAACGACAGCAGCCGGAGTTCCGAGGCGAGCAGCAGCCAGCGGACGGTCAGCGCGGAGGTGAACATGAACCTGACGGCGTACCACCACGACCACGAGCTGCTGCACCAGAGTGTGAGTGGGGGAGGAAGTGGCGGGGGTGCCGGTGGCGAggaagaagacgacgacgaggacgacgagTTGAACTGTGATAACAACAACCATAATGATTCCACCAACGAGGAAGGCGATGGCGACGTTGGGGAGGAGGGCGGGACGGAGTCGAGACCGAGACTGATACTGGAAGGGGAGGAGGACGAGGAAGGCGATGGGTTGCACGTTGATGACGATCTGCACGGGTTGCAGTTGATGGCGCAGCAGCACCAGAATCACAACCACGGGCAACATCATCCGGTGgtgatgcagcagcagcagcattcgGTTGTGGCCATGGAAGAGCCGGAATCTggtgaggaggaggaggaggaaggggACGAAGATGATGATGGGGACGATGATCAGATGGACGAGAAGTTTATCGACGCGGAGAACTACGTGCTGGAGAGCGGGGAGATCAGTACGGAAAGTGAGTATTGAAAGATTGTTGAATTTTGGGAAATCTTGTTGTTAGTGGTTTGATACAATATAAATTGTTGAAAGAAAGACTCGGGTTGTTGTTGGTTTATTTTCTGCCTTTGGAAGAAATACTTTAAGAAATTAGGGTGTTCAGCCTAACACATCACATTCTGAGCCTACGTGGTAAGGAAAAATgcactcattaaaaaattgagaCCTCctacaaaaaatatgttcaaaaaaaaaaactaaaaatcaaaacaatacaaatgtattatgtattttgttaaatctgaaaactcttaaattattatttctacaattttcaaaactatttttgttaaattgaaaatttttacatccaaaattctaaaaatctagacaactaaattttaactttaatgACAATCTAAAATCCTCAAAATCTGAAgacctaaaattttaaattggaaaaaagagaacttaaattttaaaagaaaaattatgAACCAAAATTCCTGATTGAccagaattttcgaatttcaaaataccaacattttaaatattttaaatttaacgtttttaaatCCTCTcacactaaattttaaatttaaattttaccgattttttaaCTGCTGAATAGTTTGGTAAACTGACTACTACCGAATTTGGTAAAAtattaccgaaattcggtaatgaagttTATCATTGAACATCTTactaccgaatttcggtaaatttttgttcattttgacagacggttcaccgatctaaactttaccgatttCGGTTGAGAACTTTATTGAATTCGGATGAGAAATCTAAGTGTGATATTATTTATACACACTTaaattttttaccgaattcggtaaagatttccgaattttcaactactgaacagttcggtaaactgaaaaataccgaattcagtaaaaaattacagaaattctGTTACaaagttcattattgttcatcgtacaaccgattttggttaaaattttgttcattttgacagatggtttaccgaaATGAACTTAACCGATTTTTCAACAAcggaattcggtaaaaaaattaagtgtgtaatttaacaattctagagtttttttttgtcctataagctattgtgtttcatatgttctagaattcttaaaaaaaaaacttaaatcaaGATACCTTAGGTATTCAAAATGTCCGGGAACATTAAAACTTCAGAGCCAAAAAAATTCAATGCTGAAGTTCCGAAATGGTACAACTCTGAATGTTTTGAATGTTActaataaaatatgaaaatttgaatatccaaaatattaaatctgaaaacttcaaaatttcaaaattttctattgTAAAGCATAAAAATTCTAAACGTCTAAATTGCAGGTATAttcaaataccaaaaaaaaacaagagctCAAAAGTTggtaaattctcaaattttcataccctaaaatcatttaattttaaattatacaattcaattttctaataatttaaatttattaaattttgacgttctaaatttcttgaaatttaatttttaatacgaAATACAGTTTAAAATCCAAAAACCTTTATAttccaaaaagttttaaatttttcaaaacctaATCTTTtacaacaaacatttaaatttttaagttcttaaaaacatttttcggatttaagaattttagcatttttttttatatttaagaaaTGTAAATTTTAGGATCTTAAATTATAGGATTTAGAATTTAGAGGTTGAAGAATTTCAGAACTccagagaattttatttttatttttttacaaaatagatttttgcaatgtgtttttctttataaattcaagattttgaatttttcttaaaatgcgaaattctaattttctaaaaaagtaaaaaaaatccctgGAATACTGGAATTCTACAACCctgaaattctaaattcctaatcCTATAGTTTCATATCCTAAAATTTACATTTCTTAAATactaataaaaattacaaaacttcttatgtcctgaaattaaaacataaaacttcagatgttattttataaaattgcagaatatcaaaatttgaaaactatataatttaaaatgttttaaaacccGTAAATTTTCAACTCTGCAACATATACGTAATTCGTAAATTCAGAATCCTGAAAATTCTGAtatcctaaaattttaaaagctctctTCGTGATCAATCAATGAATCATCTCTGCGGTTAACTTAACACAGTTGGCCTGGCCCATTACAGAAGAAGAATTTTGGAAGTGAATGCCCCAGCATTCCTTCAGGACGCTACCGcaagggttagattagattggtCAACTTATgtattctaaattctaaaatgataaaattctaTAATGTATAACTTCTGAAATCCCGGTATTCTGAAATTTAGAAACTATTAAATTTTAATccttaaaatccaaaattgtagATTGTACTGTCTTAATTTtggtaatcattttttttatcaaatactaaaattgtgaaatgctaaattgtaaattttttatattttaatattaaacatttttaattaaatatcttAGAATACTAAACTTgtgcttgaaatttaaaaaggaCAAAATCTTAATTTGTTAGATCCTAAAATAATTTcagtaaattctaaaatttaagaaaaaatagtgaaaaactattcaaaatttcGCATTGTTTGACACCCATTTTGCAATTTATAAAATGATgagtattataaaaaaatacaggattttgtaat
Protein-coding sequences here:
- the LOC6047564 gene encoding polycomb protein Asx isoform X7; translation: MGKCENSRLTMECDVSPPDSSSGGGATAAAGSTQPGTRSPLGRSRPPQPKQQQHLNLSSGSSVSSSNLNISGTSSGQRNLLNVSTSTSSSSSSSSYSTTVHSNHLHQPARSQPQVIMHEEIAFPEVVSCTPESSFNFSDEYECNPLKEVDPLNVSGSSMDLLATASPGKSQDKASVKHNHHLRRNVPRIVVKQVPKQQMVATTAVESEKRPIGPASTMREVLASIPGFSVKPRRRSNKKMSTAAQIEQTKEGCIDLETPDSILVNTNLRSLLNKQTFQMLPPLFQYKLVQLLPSVDRPSVLDAGDCERNGCRLNPSSLNNEFFARACLEWRDRLSEGEFTPENQMKLRTEAEKEKSKLDPWKLKHFEPMWGDRGSSSAANVGAAGTGPNPSPPGTPTKDAATVVEPAPTKTSTPRPALKTTIKLRPTAAISTSTTATVVSPPEATASTSGSSNISFVNASTTTTINISSSSSNSSSTAPTTPTSSRATAALSPTATSSPKRVRTVGAVTRASSQAAKSPVTRVESPKPSTSSAVPLVAVSGVDLGPVLAAADTVDSSSSSSSSNSNPLIVSGALKRVHNRSLTPELSNSKISKSSDASDSSWTAPPVTVASVSTPEEPKPAPATPPPPACDIPAPEPEPESKVEEPASSDLLDDADLPTEPAIEEIPDDDPDVTEVIMENPGTPEPSEDVLLKYDEYSTSSSSSSAPNLKPQPPPPTTVYDQQSGQLYNIVCVPSPAPSALTPATSSSEVPLQQPQHPHPEHHQIYAQDSNSSSTSTTALMSYSDQVPPNALSSFENVLQNNEELVIRQRGSISNDSSRSSEASSSQRTVSAEVNMNLTAYHHDHELLHQSVSGGGSGGGAGGEEEDDDEDDELNCDNNNHNDSTNEEGDGDVGEEGGTESRPRLILEGEEDEEGDGLHVDDDLHGLQLMAQQHQNHNHGQHHPVVMQQQQHSVVAMEEPESGEEEEEEGDEDDDGDDDQMDEKFIDAENYVLESGEISTEIDTMAMLTENATGPGEEEDDDDDETEVGVDLGIAGVAEAGPSPHEEDNLIILHELDLKGVGEDDEDEDEEEEEEEDDEEDDEDQPMVEEQEQVVGQPQQVEEAVADGPVMCSASDLDGFDGIQAIKMETDSIFDSGDWPFKMKLDPKMMMVDQLDSSSIILTPATTTTSVSSAMAMPSGAGQQLQVVHQQQPQQPQQIHTIQASSQQQQQQHLINQQVFVQHQQQHHHQQQQQQQQPLNVYQLQQVQQQQQPHQMMLPQSLASSILSSEAKDVRAIIKPESTVTGMVHGRPATGQLITRIKIEGDDGQKVHVVTSGSDNLTRVIESVAGNYGSTAAAANHTQQLLQQHQHQQLLQQVPQHIKLEMDGGGQSQQQQQQPKFIITRQIGNKIPITVTSGPSGQILQHQGGGGAGGAGGTVTATLQKPIQLQKIIMSSSSLQPQRPRLPLQRAQLQVQPQQTQSQQRFQQKFVTNQLIRGQNAAIINSVQQLQQVQQQQQQQQQQQAAQAQAQAQAQAQALANQQAQQAAATVGANVVIGPTPRKTRVEITGSGTVPAIAATAAASGSIPGSSAPVGPGGSRRGGRTSSTRLPPGAVNLERSYQICQAVIQNSPNRHQLRAQLKPPQAFLASSNSNSSNSSNSNGSSSSGAGGGGAGSGKDEPTSFGGAIVGNKVGPRLVNPKRIISTVGRQPSSIVVRHVYTTAGQSNPGTISIISTSQQQQQQQQQQFQPQQTQQPQPVVQQRIMTAAEAAAELQHAQIISVSGTGTNATGTIAVSTAGPVGANFGGKYVLVQRTHIGDIVTPRAASAPPTQNQRVVDGQLR